One Gossypium raimondii isolate GPD5lz chromosome 3, ASM2569854v1, whole genome shotgun sequence genomic window carries:
- the LOC105793941 gene encoding protein YIP4a, whose product MALRDWDLWGPFFFIVFLGLTLSWSASVKKSEVFAVAFALLAAGAVILTLNVLLLGGHIVFFQSLSLLGYCLFPLDVGALICMMENNVILKMIVVCVTLAWSSWAAYPFMSSAVNLSRKALALYPVFLMYVSVGFLTIAID is encoded by the exons ATGGCCTTGAGAGATTGGGATCTGTGGGGGCCTTTCTTCTTCATTGTTTTCTTGGGTCTCACGCTCTCCTGGTCCGCCTCCGTTAAGAAG TCTGAGGTATTTGCTGTTGCATTTGCACTGCTCGCAGCTGGTGCAGTAATCTTGACATTGAATGTACTACTACTG GGTGGGCATATCGTTTTTTTCCAGAGTTTGAGTCTTCTAGGTTATTGTTTGTTCCCTCTGGACGTAGGAGCCCTAATCTGTATGATGGAGAACAATGTCATACTCAAAATGATTGTGGTCTGTGTAACATTGGCTTGGAGTTCATGGGCTGCCTATCCTTTCATGAGTTCAGCTGTCAACTTGAGTAGGAAAGCACTTGCACTCTACCCTGTTTTTCTTATGTACGTGTCTGTTGGTTTTCTTACCATTGCCATTGATTGA
- the LOC105793943 gene encoding uncharacterized protein LOC105793943, with protein sequence MESLSSSLSISISNLRETYPIINSHLPSSSFCLIKAPNQRIGSLKFNSETSQFRRFYLQALPREVPDEGEDQLQPLTLNNGFRLVSEDSQSVYQGDSNQSKSSEKDVDKLIKVELHGSGASGGSRAGLFRTPISGGVHSATSAHGLPRPALAVRNLMEQARFAHLCTVMSRMHHRREGYPFGSLVDFAPDSMGHPIFSFSPLAIHTRNLLADPRCTLVVQIPGWSGLSNARVTIFGDVYPLPEHEQEWAHKQYIAKHQQGPSQQWGNFYYFRMQNISDIYFIGGFGTVAWIDVKEYEALKPDKIAVDGGEQNLKELNATFSKPLKELLSAEAEVDDAALISIDSKGIDIRVRQGAQFNVQRLSFEEGQGVETLEEAKVALWKVIKKGQVQNLKR encoded by the exons ATGGAATCTCTTTCGAGTTCCCTCTCCATCTCCATCTCTAATCTACGCGAGACCTACCCAATTATCAACAGCCACTtaccatcttcttctttttgtctGATCAAAGCGCCAAATCAACGAATTGGATCTCTCAAATTCAACTCTGAAACCTCTCAGTTTCGTAGGTTTTATCTCCAAGCTCTACCTCGAGAGGTTCCCGATGAAGGTGAAGACCAGCTGCAGCCTCTTACCCTTAATAATGGGTTTCGCTTAGTTTCTGAAGACAGTCAATCTGTTTATCAG GGTGATTCAAATCAGAGTAAAAGCAGCGAAAAAGATGTAGATAAGTTAATAAAGGTTGAACTCCATGGAAGTGGAGCAAGTGGGGGTAGCAGAGCTGGACTTTTCAGAACCCCAATTTCTGGTGGAGTGCACAGTGCAACTTCAGCACATGGATTACCTCGGCCGGCCTTAGCTGTCCGTAATCTGATGGAACAA GCCAGATTTGCTCATTTATGCACTGTAATGTCTCGTATGCACCACCGACGAGAAGGGTATCCTTTTGGCTCTCTGGTAGATTTTGCCCCTGATTCAATGGGCC atccaatattttcattttcaccattGGCCATCCACACACGGAATTTATTAGCAGACCCTAGGTGTACCCTTGTTGTGCAG ATACCTGGATGGAGTGGCTTATCAAATGCAAGGGTAACAATATTTGGTGATGTCTATCCACTTCCCGAGCATGAACAG GAATGGGCTCATAAACAGTACATTGCAAAACATCAACAAGGGCCTTCACAACAGTGGGGAAATTTCTACTACTTCAGGATGCAGAATATAAG TGATATATATTTCATTGGAGGGTTTGGAACTGTTGCATGGATTGATGTTAAGGAATATGAAGCACTTAAACCTGATAAGATTGCTGTTGATGGAGGTGAACAAAATCTAAAG GAACTCAATGCAACCTTTTCAAAGCCCCTCAAAGAGTTGCTATCAGCAGAGGCTGAGGTTGATGATGCGGCTCTTATATCAATTGACAGCAAGGGAATTGACATTAGGGTCCGTCAAGGTGCACAG TTCAACGTACAGAGGTTATCATTTGAAGAAGGGCAGGGTGTTGAGACATTGGAGGAAGCCAAAGTAGCTTTATGGAAAGTAATAAAGAAAGGCCAAGTGCAAAATCTAAAGAGATAG